The Arabidopsis thaliana chromosome 5, partial sequence genomic interval TTTCTTCAAGCAGGATTGGAGAGGTCGTAGTAAGGTAGAGATTTTCCAATACGTGTTTATGAAGTGGctgctttgtttttgtatcgGCATTATTGTTAGTCTCATCGGATTCGCTAATAACCTCGCCGTTGAGAATCTCGCCGGTGTTAAGTTTGTTGTTACTTCTAACATGATGATAGCCGGAAGGTGAGTCTTTCGCATTTTTACGATTTTCTTACCTTGTAATGTTGATGATTGGATTTTGAATAGAGTGTTGATATTGTTTCTCAGGTTTGCTAtgggttttgttgttttctctgttaCAAATTTGATTCTTACTCTCTTTGCGTCGGTGATTACCGCTTTTGTTGCTCCTGCTGCGGCAGGTTCCGGTATACCGGAAGTTAAGGCTTATTTGAATGGTGTTGATGCTCCAGAGATATTCTCACTTCGCACTTTGATCATTAAGGTAACGATTTTCGAGGATTTAGGAGCGATAGAGCTCGGAAATTACGCAAGTTTATGttacaaatttgtatttgatttctctttgaTTGGGGTACAGATCATTGGGAACATATCTGCAGTATCAGCGTCTCTTCTCATTGGAAAGGCAGGGCCTATGGTGCATACTGGTGCTTGTGTTGCATCTATACTTGGTCAGGGTGGCTCCAAAAGATATAGATTGACCTGGAGATGGCtcagatttttcaaaaatgataGAGACAGAAGAGATCTTGTAACTTGTGGGGCAGCTGCTGGTATCGCTGCTTCGTTTCGTGCTCCGGTTGGTGGTGTCCTGTTTGCGCTTGAGGAAATGTCATCTTGGTATGTTAAGTTATTCTCTTCAACTCAAAAGATATCTTTTTTAGTTCATTAGTTACCGGTCACTATATCTGTTCTTATTTAGTTCATTGTGAATGATTCATTGAAGCTAGAATGGGGTTCCGTTGTAGGTGGAGGAGTGCACTTTTATGGAGAATCTTCTTTTCGACAGCTGTTGTGGCAATAGTTCTCAGAGCTCTAATCGATGTGTGTTTAAGTGGAAAGTGTGGGTTATTTGGTAAAGGAGGCTTAATAATGTTTGATGTCTACTCAGAAAATGCGTCATATCATTTAGGGGATGTACTtcctgttcttcttcttggggTTGTTGGTGGTATTTTAGGAAGCTTATACAACTTCTTACTGGATAAGGTTCTGCGAGCTTACAACTACATATATGAGTAAGCTTACAACTACAGACACATACACACAAGtaaatgttttcttgatttctaaCAGTTTTTTCTGTCCAGGAAAGGGGTTACTTGGAAAATCCTCCTCGCTTGTGCGATATCGATTTTCACGTCCTGCCTTCTTTTCGGATTACCATTTCTTGCATCATGCCAACCTTGTCCTGTCGATGCCTTAGAGGAGTGCCCTACAATTGGACGGTCTGGAAACTTTAAGAAATACCAATGCCCTCCTGGTCACTACAATGATCTAGCTAGCCTTATTTTCAACACAAATGATGATGCCATCAAAAACCTTTTCAGCAAAAACACTGACTTCgagtttcattatttttcGGTTCTCGTATTTTTTGTCACCTGCTTCTTCCTCAGTATCTTTAGCTATGGCATTGTTGCTCCAGCAGGGCTCTTTGTGCCAGTTATTGTAACAGGAGCATCGTATGGACGGTTTGTAGGGATGCTGCTTGGTTCAAACTCAAATCTTAATCATGGTCTGTTTGCTGTGCTCGGTGCTGCATCCTTTCTTGGCGGAACAATGAGGATGACAGTTTCCACTTGTGTTATTCTCCTTGAGCTGACCAACAATCTGCTGCTACTACCTATGATGATGGTGGTCCTTCTGATTTCAAAAACAGTTGCTGATGGTTTCAATGCTAACATCTACAACCTCATCATGAAGTTAAAAGGATTTCCCTACCTCTACAGCCATGCAGAGCCTTACATGAGGCAGCTTCTAGTTGGTGATGTAGTCACCGGCCCACTTCAAGTCTTCAATGGCATTGAGAAAGTCGAGACTATTGTACACGTTCTCAAAACGACCAATCACAATGGCTTCCCCGTGGTTGATGGGCCACCACTAGCTGCAGCTCCTGTTCTACACGGTCTAATCCTCCGGGCTCATATTCTGACTCTGTTAAAGAAACGAGTATTCATGCCTAGTCCAGTAGCTTGTGACTCCAATACCCTTTCCCAATTCAAGGCAGAGGAGTTTGCTAAGAAGGGTTCTGGGAGGAGTGATAAGATAGAAGATGTGGAATTAAGCGAGGAAGAATTGAATATGTATTTGGATTTGCACCCATTCTCTAATGCCTCTCCGTACACTGTTGTGGAGACAATGTCACTTGCAAAGGCCCTTATTCTCTTCCGTGAGGTTGGCATAAGGCACTTACTGGTTATACCAAAAACCTCCAATGTAagtgattttggtttcttctttctccctGGTCCTTATTAGATTATGGTAGGCACTAGTACGTGTGATACTTGATACCTATAGATGAATAATAAGTAAAATGGTGAACACAGTAGAGTCTCTTGAGTTTTGTATGTTTGTTAAGGGAATCAATAACAAAACTCGAAATCTCGAACCACCAATTAGTTCTCTATATATCTGGTagctctttggtttcttggttCATCAGTTATCGAATATTAAATTCGTTGATTTGCATTGCAGAGACCTCCAGTGGTAGGTATATTGACACGGCATGACTTCA includes:
- a CDS encoding Voltage-gated chloride channel family protein (Voltage-gated chloride channel family protein; FUNCTIONS IN: protein binding, anion channel activity, voltage-gated chloride channel activity; INVOLVED IN: chloride transport, transmembrane transport; LOCATED IN: intracellular, membrane; EXPRESSED IN: 22 plant structures; EXPRESSED DURING: 13 growth stages; CONTAINS InterPro DOMAIN/s: Chloride channel, core (InterPro:IPR014743), Chloride channel, voltage gated (InterPro:IPR001807), Chloride channel ClC-plant (InterPro:IPR002251), Cystathionine beta-synthase, core (InterPro:IPR000644); BEST Arabidopsis thaliana protein match is: chloride channel C (TAIR:AT5G49890.1); Has 6777 Blast hits to 6308 proteins in 1692 species: Archae - 118; Bacteria - 4354; Metazoa - 967; Fungi - 343; Plants - 345; Viruses - 0; Other Eukaryotes - 650 (source: NCBI BLink).); this translates as MPNSTTEDSVAVPLLPSLRRATNSTSQVAIVGANVCPIESLDYEIAENDFFKQDWRGRSKVEIFQYVFMKWLLCFCIGIIVSLIGFANNLAVENLAGVKFVVTSNMMIAGRFAMGFVVFSVTNLILTLFASVITAFVAPAAAGSGIPEVKAYLNGVDAPEIFSLRTLIIKIIGNISAVSASLLIGKAGPMVHTGACVASILGQGGSKRYRLTWRWLRFFKNDRDRRDLVTCGAAAGIAASFRAPVGGVLFALEEMSSWWRSALLWRIFFSTAVVAIVLRALIDVCLSGKCGLFGKGGLIMFDVYSENASYHLGDVLPVLLLGVVGGILGSLYNFLLDKVLRAYNYIYEKGVTWKILLACAISIFTSCLLFGLPFLASCQPCPVDALEECPTIGRSGNFKKYQCPPGHYNDLASLIFNTNDDAIKNLFSKNTDFEFHYFSVLVFFVTCFFLSIFSYGIVAPAGLFVPVIVTGASYGRFVGMLLGSNSNLNHGLFAVLGAASFLGGTMRMTVSTCVILLELTNNLLLLPMMMVVLLISKTVADGFNANIYNLIMKLKGFPYLYSHAEPYMRQLLVGDVVTGPLQVFNGIEKVETIVHVLKTTNHNGFPVVDGPPLAAAPVLHGLILRAHILTLLKKRVFMPSPVACDSNTLSQFKAEEFAKKGSGRSDKIEDVELSEEELNMYLDLHPFSNASPYTVVETMSLAKALILFREVGIRHLLVIPKTSNRPPVVGILTRHDFMPEHILGLHPSVSRSKWKRLRIRLPFFS